The following proteins come from a genomic window of Musa acuminata AAA Group cultivar baxijiao chromosome BXJ1-7, Cavendish_Baxijiao_AAA, whole genome shotgun sequence:
- the LOC103990556 gene encoding formamidopyrimidine-DNA glycosylase, giving the protein MPELPEVEVARRAIEEHCVGKKITECSVADDPKVIDGVSRADFESALVGRSIVAALRKGKNLWLRLDSPPFPTFHFGMAGAVYIKGVALTKYRRAAVNDTDEWPSKYSKVFVKLDDGLEFSFTDKRRFARVRLLDDPESVPPISELGPDALLELMPVDDFVDSLSKKKIAIKTLLLDQSYISGIGNWIVDEVLYQAKLHPLQIASSLSKESCKSLHRCIREVIDKALEVGADSSQFPKDWIFHSREKKSGKAFVNGKKINFITVGGRTSAYVPELQKVTGNQSKEAPKKKSRKARSDVEESESKEDDNNGTSKRSKTTEGVEGQQKKKTSEFKSDSIPSKGTTQKQVQAARGTSKKLSESTRATTRQKKANI; this is encoded by the exons ATGCCGGAACTCCCGGAGGTGGAGGTGGCTCGGCGGGCGATCGAGGAGCACTGCGTCGGGAAGAAGATCACCGAATGTTCGGTGGCCGACGATCCGAAGGTCATCGATGGCGTCTCCCGTGCTGACTTTGAGTCCGCCCTAGTCGGTAGGAGCATCGTCGCCGCTCTCCGCAAGGGGAAGAACCTGTGGCTCCGCCTTGACTCCCCGCCCTTTCCCACCTTCCACTTCG GGATGGCAGGTGCGGTCTATATCAAGGGCGTGGCCTTGACCAAGTACAGAAG GGCTGCGGTGAACGATACAGATGAATGGCCTTCGAAATACTCGAAGGTGTTTGTCAAA CTAGATGATGGGCTGGAGTTTTCTTTTACTGATAAGAGGCGTTTTGCCCGAGTTCGCTTGCTTGATGAT CCAGAATCTGTACCTCCAATTTCTGAGCTAGGGCCAGATGCCCTGTTAGAGCTTATGCCAGTTGATGACTTTGTGGACTCACTAAGCAAAAAGAAGATTGCAATAAAGACTCTCTTACTTGATCAG AGTTATATTTCAGGTATCGGTAACTGGATAGTAGATGAGGTGCTTTACCAG GCGAAGCTTCATCCCCTTCAAATTGCTTCAAGCTTGTCAAAAGAGAGTTGCAAGTCATTGCACAGATGCATCAGAGAG GTAATAGACAAGGCCCTGGAAGTTGGAGCTGATAGTAGTCAGTTCCCCAAAGATTGGATTTTTCATTctcgtgaaaagaaatctgggaaGGCCTTTGTAAATG GGAAGAAGATCAATTTCATCACAGTAGGTGGCAGA ACTTCAGCATACGTGCCGGAGTTGCAGAAGGTAACCGGAAATCAGTCAAAAGAGGCTCCGAAAAAGAAGTCAAGAAAAGCCAGGTCCGATGTGGAAGAATCAGAAAGCAAGGAAGACGATAATAATGGAACTTCCAAGAGAAGCAAGACAACTGAAGGCGTCGAGGGGcagcaaaagaaaaaaaccaGTGAGTTCAAGAGCGATAGTATTCCAAGCAAAGGAACGACGCAGAAACAAGTCCAAGCTGCGAGAGGCACATCAAAGAAGCTGTCAGAATCCACTCGAGCCACCACACGACAGAAGAAAGCAAATATATAG
- the LOC103990553 gene encoding uncharacterized protein LOC103990553, translating to MSAVVCGKRSSSIFEELLHSTPPPASKRARCASSPTASLRVSPSRASPSFDHCDGERIAAYLARLRSLFPEMDQQLLERALEASGNDLDSTIKSLNDLRLESADFNLVSGVRKPENGNEMNAQLPTEGTVKENGVDAAGIDILPTDGSEWVELFVREMMNASDVDDARTRVSRVLEFLEKSIMARADGEALRNLHKENMMLKEQVEVLIRENTVLKHAVAIQHHRQKEYEERSQELQHLKQLVSQYQEQVRTLEINNYALTVHLRQAQQSSSIPGRFNPDVF from the exons ATGTCTGCGGTAGTCTGCGGGAAGAGGTCATCTTCCATCTTCGAGGAGCTCCTCCACAGCACCCCTCCGCCGGCCTCCAAGAgggcccgctgcgcctcctccccGACCGCCTCCCTCCGCGTCTCGCCGTCTCGGGCCTCCCCCTCTTTCGACCACTGCGACGGTGAACGGATCGCGGCTTATCTTGCCCGTCTGAGGTCCCTGTTCCCCGAAATGGATCAGCAG CTTCTTGAACGCGCTCTTGAAGCATCTGGAAATGATCTAGATTCCACAATAAAGAGTTTGAATGACCTTCGATTAGAGTCAGCAGACTTCAACTTGGTTTCTGGTGTAAGAAAACCTGAAAATGGCAATGAAATGAATGCTCAGTTACCAACTGAAG GTACAGTGAAGGAAAATGGTGTTGATGCTGCTGGTATTGACATTCTTCCAACAGATGGTTCTGAATGGGTAGAGCTATTTgtgagagaaatgatgaatgcttcTGATGTGGATGATGCTAGAACTCGTGTTTCCAGAGTACTGGAGTTTTTAGAGAAATCCATTATGGCTCGTGCTGATGGTGAAGCGCTGCGAAACTTACACAAG GAAAATATGATGTTGAAAGAACAAGTTGAAGTGCTGATTCGCGAGAACACTGTTCTAAAGCATGCGGTGGCTATCCAGCATCATCGCCAAAAAGAATACGAAGAGAGAAGCCAAGAGCTGCAGCATCTGAAACAGCTGGTGTCTCAGTACCAGGAGCAAGTTCGAACACTAGAG ATCAACAACTACGCACTCACGGTTCATCTGAGGCAGGCGCAGCAGAGCAGCTCCATTCCAGGACGCTTCAATCCAGATGTCTTCTGA
- the LOC103990550 gene encoding CBS domain-containing protein CBSX1, chloroplastic — MLLSMESLVGLPSSALGVNPSIPLLRNRSSPLLFRRRRRFLDLGAASTSPASAVARNGSLATNSSSQSNCVYTVGDFMTKRENLHVVKPTTSVDEALEMLVEHRITGFPVIDDDWNLVGVVSDYDLLALDSISGSGRADTSMFPEVDSTWKAFNEIQKLLSKTNGRTIGEVMTPAPLVVRETTNLEDVARQLLETKYRRLPVVDSDGKLVGIITRGNVVSAALQIKHEMERKS; from the exons ATGCTGCTATCCATGGAGTCTCTCGTCGGCCTCCCTTCTTCCGCCCTCGGAGTGAACCCCTCCATCCCCCTCCTCCGGAATCGCAGCAGCCCCCTCCTCTTTCGACGACGCCGGCGGTTCCTCGACTTGGGCGCCGCCTCCACTAGCCCAGCCTCCGCCGTGGCGCGGAACGGGTCCTTGGCGACCAATTCCTCGTCG CAAAGCAATTGTGTTTACACAGTTGGTGATTTTATGACCAAAAGGGAAAATCTTCATGTTGTGAAGCCTACCACTTCAGTTGATGAAG CACTGGAGATGTTAGTGGAACATAGGATCACTGGCTTTCCTGTGATTGATGATGACTGGAACTTG gttggTGTAGTTTCAGACTATGATTTGTTAGCACTAGATTCCATTTCAG GTAGTGGACGGGCTGACACTAGCATGTTTCCTGAGGTTGATAGTACATGGAAA GCATTCAATGAAATCCAGAAGCTGTTAAGTAAAACTAATGGTAGAACCATTGGTGAGGTGATGACTCCTGCCCCCCTTGTGGTCCGTGAAACAACCAATCTCGAAGATGTTGCAAG GCAACTGCTTGAAACAAAATACCGTAGGCTTCCGGTTGTTGACAGTGATGGTAAATTG GTCGGGATTATTACGAGGGGAAATGTAGTTAGTGCAGCACTCCAAATAAAGCATGAAATGGAGAGAAAATCATGA
- the LOC103990552 gene encoding ethylene-responsive transcription factor ERF010 → MEGQLPPKKAGMKPKERLFRGVRMRKWGKWVAEIREPNKRSRIWLGSYCTPVAAAKAYDTALFYLRGRAARLNFPDDVSVYDAGSGADIGMPAALIRKKAVEVGAKVDALQQRSASVFSSRSQEYRRRKEEKRYKNPDLNQEPTPESSDDEWSSGLQ, encoded by the coding sequence atggaggggCAGCTGCCACCGAAGAAAGCGGGGATGAAGCCAAAGGAGCGGCTCTTCCGGGGTGTAAGGATGAGGAAGTGGGGGAAGTGGGTGGCGGAGATCAGGGAGCCCAACAAGCGGTCCAGGATCTGGCTGGGGTCGTACTGCACCCCGGTGGCCGCCGCCAAGGCCTACGACACCGCCCTCTTCTACCTCCGCGGCCGCGCCGCCCGCCTCAACTTCCCTGACGACGTCTCCGTCTACGACGCTGGCAGCGGTGCCGACATCGGCATGCCGGCGGCGTTAATAAGGAAGAAGGCGGTGGAGGTGGGCGCCAAGGTCGACGCGCTCCAGCAGAGAAGCGCGTCCGTCTTCTCCTCTCGCTCTCAGGAATACCGGCGTAGGAAAGAAGAGAAACGGTATAAGAACCCCGACCTCAACCAGGAGCCCACCCCCGAGAGCTCCGATGACGAGTGGAGCAGCGGCTTGCAGTAG